TATCATAGAGCCTAtggttttgattttgatttgaagTCTACctaaaaattgaaattgaattcAAGTTGTAGTTTGCTTTTAGTTTGCTTCATTGATATTTTGGTTTCGGTTTAGTTAAATTCTCTATATTTCAATATTGATTCTTTAAACAAAGTTATTTCATTGTTTTCATGAAAAAGTTATGCTTAAattgttatttaaattttgaagtcGATTGCTAATATATATTATATcaagtattaaaaaatatatatattatatcatataatataattttaatttttttaattttataatatttattataagtACATCAATATtttaggattaaatatattatagaatataatcataaataaatcttataattatcttttaattatataatttttaattctaaGATACATATATAATTAAGGATTAAACTTATTATGTAACATAGTAGTgcatatataattaagaattaaggggtgatttaatgtatttataactaaaattattaagaaaatatagataaatgaaaaataatattatgtaatttatagttcataattataatatatatatatatatatatatatatattataatttttatttgtatataaatatataattatgttgaaagtatataatatatgaaaaaaatatataaaattagttcttaattttagttttaattttatatGAATCTAATATAGTTTCAGTTCAAttcttagtgaaaaatcaaaactaaaccaaaataataaaataagtctGTCTTCAATTTAGTTCGGAGCCAAGAACCATACACATATCTAACCATGTCACTTGGTCAGCTCCTTAAGCTCTTGCATTTTGGAAGGGAATGTGGCAATGATAGCCATATAACACATAAACATGTTATACATAAATAATAATGATGCATAGTCCTAAAGACATGCCATCATTTTCTATTATGCATGTTACATTTTATGTTTATCAAGTTTTCCTATATGTCATATTATTAAGTCAATTTACATTCTTTGCTATgtttatatgagaaataaaataaaataaaataaaataaaattatcaaacttaaaattaaagaaagtgataagaggaaaaaaaattaaatcccaaaataattaaatataggccttgaaaagaaaataaaaataactttatCCTATTGCAAGACTTTCATGCCCAAAAACCCTATGCATGATTCCTCGAAACTCTATGATGAGCGTTGAATAGTCCTGGGGTCGTCTATGCGTAAGTTAAttcaattatgatttttttttcggCTTCCTTACTTGTTTGGTGTGTGCTTTGCCTTCGTTTTAAGAAATTTAGACTTACcatatttttttataaagattaactatttaattattaaagtaaaataaattaaaatatgaaaataaatcaATTACAAACTAAGGAAAGAAATCAAACTAAACCCTAAGGGTGCTACAATTCGGCCCAGGGCAAAACCCTAGCATTATCCAATTTAGCCACCATGCACGACCTTAGCCTTATTTAATTTAGCCACCACACACGtgcgtgcacacacacacacaaacatattgaatataaaaatatacaataagtaTTACAAAATTAGACTTTTGATTATTATATTAtttcataatataaattatattatttaaaaaatatcacCGTATATCAAAGTATTATATCAAATCTTTACATCTAAACATCAAAAAAATAAGTATGAACTCCAAATAGTTAGATTATATGGCATAATAAcataatattaaagtaataataataataataataataataataataataataataataataatcgctaaaatttaattgatatgaaaaattaaaaattaataaaataataaagtaaatatATTGTTTAAAAATAAATGTATATTTAAGTTGATCAATCAAAATCTAGACACCACAAAAAAATAGACCATCTGCGTCGGAAAAATCCGTCGCAGATGGGCTAGTTTTCGTCGCAAAAAATTTTTACGACTGATTTACGACAGATACGTTTTCGTCGCTAAAACACTCGTCAGAAAATTTAGCGACCAAAATTCTATCCGTCGCTAAATATTATCGACGGAATTAGCGACGAAATATGTCGTCACTAATATAAATGAAACCGAATTGATTTTCAGTTACTAGTGTCGTCAGAAAAATGCCGTCGCTAATCCGTCACAAATCTGTGTCTAATTTTATCACTAAATCCGTCGTTAAAGTTATATGGTCTGTCGATAatgcataaataatttttaaaattttaaataattttaaaattccgTCGCTAATTCGTCATAAATCTgtcaaaaaaaatattatttattattaaattcattattttttaattattttgttattcctatagaataaattaataaaaaatccataaataaatacaatatattaattatgATTTTCCTAATTAGCATAATTAAAATGCATATAttcataaagttgtaaaataatccaTACAAAgtagttaaattaataaaatgcaaGTTAAAATACAATCATATTCAGAAAAAATACTATTAATATTCCACACGTAATAATATCTTTAAACAGAAACATAAATAGCATAGTCAATTATCTAGATTATGCTATGGATTTGTAGAGTCTGAAGTGGTTGGATGTGAAGATGTTGCAAACTGAGTACCACCTGTGGTCTTTAACTCCTTTCGCACCTGATCAAGTATTTCAGCCATCATCTCTGCCCTCATTCGTGATGCTTTTTCATCTATAAGTTGTTAAATTTCCTTTTGTGACATCGCAGGCTAAGAAGATGACCCAGGATAAGCAGATGTGCATGATTGAGAGGTAGATGATCCACTTGTTTGAGATTTTGTAGAAGACCCAATACCATACACCCTTCCTTTATTAAACCCTCCAGATACTTCTATCCACTTATCCATATCAAATATTGGTGGGGATTCAGAATTAGAACCATATTTCTCCACAATTGCACTTGCATAATCTTCCTAAACAAATGAAATACAGTAATATCTTATTAAATGAATAACCAACACACATAACCTTACATTATAATCTAATACAACTTAATGacaatgaaattaaattagaaaaatattgtggtaaaattaatattttcaaagaaACTTACATCGACCCATTGTGATTTGCCATCAATGAATACACCATCAGCACCCTTTTTGGTGTGAGTTGCTCGAAATACTTCAATCTTATTTGGTGGCCTacctaacttctttttctacaaaataaaaattatcgtaTTGTGTAATCAACAAAATACACACTAAATAATTTTACAACCAACAAAAtgcataacaataaataaaaaataacttaaattaaaaaattataccaATCGATCCTCATGAATCTCAATTTTGATTGAACCACAAGCATGTTTTGTAATTGACCCATCTTTTACTGTCATTCTATTAATCTTAGCAGATTGTGACTTCTTTCGCCACTCTGGAGAACTCCAATAAGCAACAAGCTCATTCCACACCTCTGCTTTCATCCAGTTTGGTCCTAGATTGTGCAAATAAGCAATATCACTTTTCTTGTGCTTCACCAACATTTCATTCCTAGCTCTGTTAAGAATATCACGAAATCTATCCTTCCCAAGCTTATCCCAAGCAAGACGCACATTCTGCTCTTCAGTTTCATCCCACATGTAATGACCCTAAAAATTTCATAGTCAGATgttataaataaatatgacaatttatattttaatcatcCAATACATAAGTCATGTCAAACTAGATGAATACCCTAAAATACCAAGTATTATCCATTAAAATCCGACAGCATTTCAGCTGTTTTTCAAACATCTAACAACAAAAAGACACAATCTGTTGAAAAGCCACTTCCATAATAATCATCAACATCCATTAATTCACAACCTTCCCACCATATAAATTCAACatattcaattgaattaatttcaaTATAAATAGGTAATTTGTATCTCACTTAGCTCATCCTTCATCTTATTGGGTATTTCTGCCCAAGATAAGTCATGCCAAACTAAATGAATACCCTAAAATAATAAGTATTTTCCATTAAAATTCGGTAACATTTCAGCTGTTTTTCAAACTTCTAAAAATAAAAAGGCACAACCTGTTGAAAAGCCACTTCTATAATAATCATCAACATCCATTAATCGCAACCTTCCCACCATATAAATTCAACATATTCAATTGAATTACTTTCAATATAAATAGGTAATTTGTATCTcacttgaaaattttcaaatagcTCATCCTTCATCTTATTGGGTATTTCTGCCCAAGATAAGTCATGCCAAACTAAATGAATACCCTAAAATTCCAAGTATTTTCCATTAAAATTAGAAGATTTCAAATTGCTTTTTCAAACATCTAACAACAAAAAGACACAACCTGTTGAAAAGCCACTTCTATAATAATCATCAATAtccattaattcacaatcttcccACCATATAAATTCAACatattcaattgaattaatttcaaTATAAATAGGTAATTTGTATCTCACTTTAAATTTTCCAAATAGCTCATCCTTCATCTTGTTGGGTATTTCTGCCCAAGTTTTCCATGGAGCTGTAAAGTGCATCTTAATGTCATTGGTTATTGAGCGAGAGATAGATATATCCAAGAAGCTGCACCATTAATAACATTTAAAGTAAAAAAACTTCACTTAATAAGAAATTTTTTTTGGTAGAAGTTTTGTTTAATTTATCTCAACCGTCTTAAATATTGTTACTTACACAAGGCCCCTTAATCTTATCATTTGTCGATTTGTTGGGTTTACTGGTGTTGGCTGCCCTAAATTCGGACCTCTAGTTCGAACTGATgatgattgtaacacccctcacccgactacagtgtagccgagcaaagtgtgctacattcggtgccggagcaccctatcttatcttactttattcctttcataatttgatctcattatattttaatattaattatttttcgacggagaaaccagcggagtttcccctattttattaccagttgacgtattttactatttacctgtttgaaaatttcaataatattttacaaataaaatctcatcaaatattttcataaccatctcgtttatatatctcaatttcatattcatttccatgcattatctatatatttcaaatctgtcttcgaatccatacaatctcattcatgctcaaatcacataagtaaaattttcaaatttctttaatttacataatttcataatttacatgatatataaattaattacatatgaaaaagctaatttattaaattacattacatttctattaattacctgctcataatctacattataatacaatatctagcattttatactaaatacaaaatatgatctatatgggccctatctacatgcattgctgaggaggtgacaaccttgaatactccagccacttctgcagatctggactccaaaaatcttagtcaaagtacctgcgcgaggaaacaaatccatcgcgctaagcattgctgcttagtggtgcaataatagaacaagaaaataaaatatacaaataaagaaagaacgaagcataatttgaatatttaagaatcaatttaattcaatacaatgtgtctaatattaattatcttttgttctcatttgtttcgctttggaagcgtttaattccgaaattcacagtgataatgtacaacatacagaattaataaaaatactcagtttatatttatatggcaatagaaggtacatttaaaatatttagttaagttatacctatttttgcaactcttttatcattttacttaacaatttttatgtggtttggatcatttcataattgtaactaattcttttgaagtcttattaactcatttgtttgatttctaatatttttaattactaatagtcttaatttatttcaataaattacactgcccaattaacctacgacaggctgactaaactggataacgggtcgttggcactggacaccgcggtgcctcgggccgtcataccatgggacgcagaacgtcaaccatgtatgcagtcagtatggctaaaaagccatgatatcacataatcgggcataaaagccatgcatacgggcataaaagccatgaatacgggcataaaagccatgaatacgggcataaagcctttcgcagtactgctaaaacaataccctattgacatgccaaactatccaatccgacacacatgtctaggcaatacaagggcacataatatcattaaatgttcataagttttattatttcattttatgttccaattatcgttcatagtattttaattttatttatagtagaagcataaatcttcaaatctcatttttatataatttatgcattcatcataccattcacgttaattgcaatttacatcaatcgattttcatgtaccatttgtacatcgaaatatttccatttctctcatgatgagagcaattaacccatttacacatccatgtgattcatctaatcgttacaatatttatatgaattagtattcacattattacctctcatgtaccaatttttgtacaaggtattataatcctatttgaaacaaagacttaaatcctaatgataactttatctcatttatactctaaacaatccatttgtgttaattacattttatatttcaagttgtattacttatgtaatatgtgtcattttgtttactattcaccttactagtcaatcaaaatgttgactttttcatacacaataaatttattgaacctaagttctcaaagataccacattttgcatttaaaacttgttggaattgagcacccataccatttctaaacttaaaaccaagagggcagaattttcagtttttgaagcctaactttactgttccattgggcactgttgcagtgggaatttgaagaaatggcaaacatgaaagttgttccttattttgtctagtggaatttccttttttgaatcactccatttggagttttgtagctctagatatggtccaaaaaccacaactggccggatttccattctgcagaaattaccatatctacagtaacatgaacagtgaatgccactgccatttgggttaggttcttgtcataatttggggtaggtttcttcatgaaatttgtttttctatgtcttaacttgttgctgtaaaaatttcaggtcaattaaccatatctacagtgagttatgggttcatttggtcatttctgcaggtgctgttgcagggtatccggattggggccaacttttggtcctcttgctttggtcttttgggcatggtttcttcagaaaaaatgtgccattataagcctagtttcatgtccaattggccaaacaccaattggacctacacagccaaagttatggctgtctaagtggactgaaatttcagtcaccctgctgctgtctttaggcagccttccatttcaattttgccatgcattaactcacttcaaattatgattaacttgccttaaatggtcactaattgaccactagaatgtccattaatcaattcaaatgccaagtccaattttcacttctcaaaaccctagtttccattacaatttacccatacaccttagttagcacactagttcattatccatgcatatatataccttaaacatcatttctagcccactctaagtccatcaaacaatcaaaatcattccttccttagggctgccgaattctatggtggacatataCATGagtttccattcatttaattcacaaaaccttactcactttaagtctttaacatggattaaaagagatttaagtataaataggcactaaccttgaatagggcagaatttcaaactacccaaactccttctttcttcttcttttggctgcctagaggttactcaagttgctaggttaattttttgtgaagctaggttatgattttgttgggtagaaatgggtgaatcaagctttgaaaagcttgaatatacttagctatggaagaagaggttcacgtccaaatgaagaagaagaaccagaaaatttgtttcttcatttgtcatttttctctttttaaagagtctttattgtgttgttgaatggtgattagtggagggcacttaaatgacatcatggtgatgtcataattaagcctttaagtcattttctttttctttcttttctattcatttttaatttaatttttagcaatatttattcatattttagatcataataattatttacttaactggacaagtcggtcaaaaatcgtctctgaaggcgaaatgaccaaaatgccctccgtttggcttaacgggtcaaaattgtctgtaccgattgaaaaatttttctaaatattttcttggcattctaatgccataggaacctcaatgacccttctctggagtcccaaaaattattttatgaatttttccccgggtctagggctcctagttgcgagaaccgcaacttccctctggttacccatcgcttgggcaccggctcatttgacttgattgtattttatttctacaatttttactaaatttttcttattaatatttgagttaattatggtccctcactttagtttaaatattttttcggacgttctagctgtccggaccgacaccggtcaccggaatagtagactgtgcggaattgctaccgggaggatgttacaatgatGATGATGCTGCTACTTGCCCCCCTAACTGTAGTGGAGTAGGTGAAACTTGAGTATCCACTGGCAACTGTAGTGGCTCATATCCTAtgctttggtcttcattttgttcATCCCTCAAAGACTGCATGGGTTGAGACATTGTGTCTTGTCGACCCCGTCCTCTAACTTTAGATGATGATATTCTACGAGGCATCCTGTAAAGCACAATATCCATAAGTACCAAAGAGCAAATAAatgcatatatatataagaatttcATATGGATTACAAGCTATGCAAAAATAATAGCTTTACAATCACATATAATAATAAAACACAAAATTACACAACAACTTAAGCATGAAACAATGAAATTACCCTTTTTGTACTATACAATAATGAAAATCAATCATCATCACTATCATCATCTTTATCATTTTCATTTTTGTCTTCgtcttcatcttcatcttcctcttcgtcttcctcctcctcctcctcctcttcctcctcatcctctCTACTTGGTTGCACTAAATGTTGCAATTCACTTTCATCTAACTCTACTATATGATTTGAATCAAGTAGCAAGCATGTATCATCAAGTTCAGTAGTTGGTAAGATTTCTAAAGGTCGAGAGATATCATCTTCTTGGTAAGCGACCTCATCAGAAATAAACCCGTTATCACTTATATCAACCACCTTATGAATGTTAAATGTGCTCCTAGCTTTGGTTTTGAATACTGCACACCAATCACCCCTTGTTTTATTAATTGCAGGATAATTTGTGTAACACACTTGTTGAGCTTGATGGGCCAAAATAAATGGATCATTAGAGGCAAGCCTTGATTTGGGATGAATTTCTATAAGCCCATGCTGAGGATGGACTCTTATCCCTTTATTAGTGTCAAAACATTCACATTTGAAAAGAATTATATTGTTTCCTACTCCAAAATACTCCAACTGTAGTACCTCATTCAACAAACCATAATAATCACTTTCATATTCATTGTAACAACTTCCTTTCACCCAAACACCACTATTCAATATTTTTCGATCTCTACCATAATCATGTGTATGAAATTTAAAACCATTCACAAAGTACCCCTTATATGATTGAACTGTACGTCCAGGGCCCTGAGCTATTTGGTAGATGCGCTCTTCAACTTCATTATTCTCTACATATTCTTTGAACCAATTTGCAAAGTCTTGTTCCCGCAATTGTTCCAATTGTTGGTCATTGATATCTGGTATTATACCTCGTAAATGGTCATCAAACATCCTACACAATAATTTGATCACTTATATGTtgtatttcattaattaaaaagaGGACACATGTTAGTTAGGAATACTTACTCAATAAATGGTTCGATCTCTTGACAATTCAACAATACATAAATATGAGCAGCAGAATACTCCTCATTTGACATGATCCTTCTATGCGGTATTCAACCAAAAGGTCGACCTGAATGAGTGAAAATTGAAATGTGCCCCATTGGTTCAATGTTTCCCCCATCATCATTTCTTGgaactttgtttaatcttgtTGGGATTTGTGGCTCAAAGTAATGAGAACAAAAGGTTGATATTTCCTCAATAATGTATGCCTCGACAATTGAACCCTCAACAGAATCTTTATTTCGGACTTTTTTTCTTTAAGTCAAAAAGGAACCTATTATTAACAAATTTGATTGTTATTTCATCAAgaaatatatatgtgaaataaataaaaaaggcaTTTTTGCAATATTTACCGCTCGAATGGATACATCCAATGATATTGCACTGGTCCACCTACTTTGGCCTCATAAGCAATATGAATAGGCAAATGCTCCATTGAGTCAAAGAAACTCAGTGGGAATATCTTTTCTAACTTGCAAATTGTTTCAATAATGTTTTTTTCTAATATCTCAATATTGTCCACAAATAGTATAGTTGCAGTAATGTCCCTAAAAAAATGATTAAGCTCAGTTAATGCATCCCAAACTGCTTTAGGCAATATGTCACGAAATGCGATTGGGATCAATCTTTGCATCAATATGTGGCAGTCATGACTTGTCAATCCAAAAAACTTACAGTCCTCCACACTTACAGCCCGTGCGATGTTGGAAGCATATCCATCAGGCAATCTCAAATCCTTTagccactgacaaattatttgttTTTGTTCTTTATTCAAAGTATAAGTGGCTTTAGGTTTGCATACTCTACCATTATATTGAACTAAGTGTAATTCAGGatgcttgcaataaactttaaaaTCCTCTCTTGCTTTAGAGTTGTCCTTAGTTTTCCCATTCACATCCATAACTGTGTAGAATACATTGTCAAACACATTCTTCTCTATATGCATCACATCTAAATTATGCCGAATTAAATTTGAATTCCAATATGGAAGCTCCCAAAATATACTCCTCTTGACCCAATTATGGTGTACACCAAATCCAGGTATTGTTTGCTTCCCACTAGTTGTCCCAAATACAATATCAGGTAGTGAATTTACCCGATTTTGTATAACATCACCAGACAAACGAGGAGGGGGTGGACTCCTTTCTATGACACCTTTTTTGAATTTATCTTTTTGTCTTCTGTATGGATGGTTGAGAGGAAGAAATTGGCGATGACAATCAAAGAATGATGCTTTCCCACCGTGTTGAAGAACAAAAGCTTTACTACCT
The Hevea brasiliensis isolate MT/VB/25A 57/8 chromosome 18, ASM3005281v1, whole genome shotgun sequence genome window above contains:
- the LOC131175818 gene encoding uncharacterized protein LOC131175818, with protein sequence MVMEAMNFDEDMAGVRNCFMGLEQEEPNPNASSFYGLLHDADAPLWEGCNNYTHLSAVSQLLNCISNFHISHNCFDNLLSIIKSMLPQGNLLPSNFYNTKKMMSTLGLGYQKIDVCVKNCMLYYKENSDGTSCKTYGHPQYKPRKSSTARQKNLPFKVLCYLPLIPRLQRLFMSSKTVAHMVWHAFNQHTDGTMSHPVDSEAWKHFDRTYPLFASDPRNVRLGLCTDGFNPFGQCSNPYSCWPVIIAVYNLPPWMAMKKPYMFLNMVIPGPKSPGKSLDVFLRPLIDELKMLWTEGVLTHDIHTKQNFHMKAALLWTVSDFPAYGMLSGWSTHGKLACPYCMEGSKAFVLQHGGKASFFDCHRQFLPLNHPYRRQKDKFKKGVIERSPPPPRLSGDVIQNRVNSLPDIVFGTTSGKQTIPGFGVHHNWVKRSIFWELPYWNSNLIRHNLDVMHIEKNVFDNVFYTVMDVNGKTKDNSKAREDFKVYCKHPELHLVQYNGRVCKPKATYTLNKEQKQIICQWLKDLRLPDGYASNIARAVSVEDCKFFGLTSHDCHILMQRLIPIAFRDILPKAVWDALTELNHFFRDITATILFVDNIEILEKNIIETICKLEKIFPLSFFDSMEHLPIHIAYEAKVGGPVQYHWMYPFERKKVRNKDSVEGSIVEAYIIEEISTFCSHYFEPQIPTRLNKVPRNDDGGNIEPMGHISIFTHSGRPFG